One part of the Lycium ferocissimum isolate CSIRO_LF1 chromosome 8, AGI_CSIRO_Lferr_CH_V1, whole genome shotgun sequence genome encodes these proteins:
- the LOC132067238 gene encoding putative ABC transporter C family member 15 gives MDITLRATNVAFFLLLLICFILDFFKNNGGEGEKESFVEKKERRKSTFFNKITILVNFSIALSYLGFCLHEFWKLRTFVFEESVFSVMTWSLASVIAAYSLYREKRWSLLLIIWWVFASIFDILLVSFHLLNHYNIYKKAPHFLPKANIIDFASLPLSIILCFNALPACSPKKNSETEQPLLQKEVNRHVFPHDDAFSNAGIWSQITFRWLNPLFKKGHEEKLRVEHIPSIPHSETSNEASSLLEDALRKKKASTFSLPDGILHMIWRPLAYNAVFAGVNTIASYTGPLLITSFVKFLSEKKDESNWQEGMVLAFIFFFAKTIESLSQRQWYFGAHRIGVRVRAALMALIYKRTLSIKYGGTRDGKIINFINVDVERIGDFCWYIHGVWLLPVQVIFALLILYRNLGAAPSAAALLSTIFVMVSNTPLANMQEQLHSKIMEAKDVRIKTTSETLKSMRVLKLHSWESTFLKKLLQLRENERGWLKRYLYTCSAVAFLFWASPTLVSVVTFGVCIILKTPLTSGAVLSALATFRILQEPIYNLPELISMVAQTKVSVDRIQDFMREEDQKKLTSYHTPNTSQVAIELEPGEYAWGTNESKKSTIKITEKIRIMNGWKVAICGSVGSGKSSLLCSIMGEIPRISGSSIQINGSKAIVPQSAWIQTGTVRDNVLFGKEMNKARYDDIVERCALKRDIEMWSDGDLNSVGERGMNLSGGQKQRIQLARAIYSDSDIYLLDDPFSAVDAQTGAHMFKKCLLQLLHSKTVVYATHQLEFLDTSDLILVMKDGRIVQSGKYNELIADPDGELLRHMEAHGKSLHQVNPSQKCSCLTKGKHQNNQSEVEECFEDLTCDNRILGRTQQEDAVSGRVKWKVYSTFVTSAYKGALVLPVLLCQVLFQGLQIASNYWIAWGTEEEGRVTSERLIGIFVLMSGGSSFFILGRAVMLSTIAIETAQKLYIGMITSLFRAPLSFFDSTPSSRILNRSSTDQSIVDTDIPYRLAGLAFALIQLLSIVVLMSHVAWQIFFLFLLILAISMWYQAYYITTARELARMIGIQKAPILHHFSESLTGVATIRCFNQEDRFLNKNLNLIDNYSRVAFHNSATMEWLCVRINFLFNLIFFFLLVILAHLPREAIDPSLAGLAATYGLNLNVLQAWVIWNLCNVENKMISVERILQFSDVPSEAPLIIEKSSPKPDWPLKGRIEIKDLHVQYSPDLPRVLKGITCTFPEGKKIGVVGRTGSGKSTLIQALFRVVEPSEGCILIDGIDISKIGLQDLRSRLSIIPQDPTLFQGTIRTNLDPLQKHSDHDIWEVLNKCHLANIVKQDPRLLDAPVAEDGENLSVGQRQIVCLARVLLQKRRILVLDEATASVDTETDNVIQKTIREETDGCTVITVAHRIPTVIDNDLVLVLGEGKILEFDTPNQLLRNSSSAFSNLVAEFLRRSSKG, from the exons ATGGACATCACTTTGAGGGCAACCAATGTGGCATTTTTCTTGCTGTTACTCATATGTTTCATACTAGATTTTTTCAAGAACAAtggaggagaaggagaaaaagagagttttgtagaaaaaaaggagagaagaaAATCCACATTTTTCAACAAGATTACAATTTTAGTGAATTTTTCAATAGCCCTTTCTTACTTGGGGTTTTGTCTCCATGAATTCTGGAAGTTGAGAACTTTTGTGTTTGAAGAGTCTGTTTTTTCTGTCATGACATGGAGTCTAGCAAGTGTAATTGCAGCCTACTCATTATACAGAGAGAAAAGGTGGTCATTATTACTCATCATATGGTGGGTCTTTGCAAGTATTTTTGATATACTTTTAGTCTCATTTCATCTCCTTAAccattataatatatataaaaaagccCCACATTTTCTGCCCAAGGCAAATATAATTGATTTTGCTTCCTTACCACTGTCAATTATCCTATGTTTCAATGCCTTGCCTGCTTGTTCTCCCAAGAAAAACAGTGAAACTGAACAGCCATTACTTCAGAAAGAGGTAAATAGACATGTTTTTCCGCATGATGATGCATTTTCAAATGCTGGTATTTGGAGCCAAATCACATTCAGGTGGCTTAATCCACTATTCAAGAAGGGTCATGAGGAAAAGCTGAGAGTAGAGCACATACCTTCAATTCCTCACTCTGAGACCTCTAATGAAGCTTCTTCTTTGTTGGAAGACGCGCTTCGGAAAAAGAAAGCTTCTACTTTCTCCCTCCCTGATGGCATACTGCATATGATTTGGAGACCACTTGCTTATAATGCAGTTTTTGCGG GAGTCAACACAATTGCATCCTATACTGGGCCTTTGCTCATAACAAGCTTTGTGAAATTTTTGTCTGAAAAGAAGGATGAGTCCAATTGGCAAGAAGGAATGGTTTTGgccttcatcttcttctttgcCAAAACAATAGAGTCACTATCCCAAAGACAATGGTACTTTGGAGCTCACCGGATTGGTGTTCGAGTCAGAGCAGCTTTGATGGCATTGATATATAAAAGAACTCTATCCATCAAGTATGGTGGTACAAGAGATGGAAAGATCATTAACTTCATCAATGTTGATGTTGAGAGAATTGGAGACTTTTGCTGGTATATTCATGGAGTTTGGTTGCTTCCTGTTCAGGTTATATTTGCCCTGCTTATCTTGTACAGGAACCTGGGTGCTGCTCCCTCTGCTGCTGCTCTTCTTTCGACCATATTCGTGATGGTGAGCAACACACCACTTGCCAATATGCAGGAGCAGCTCCACTCAAAGATAATGGAAGCGAAGGACGTGCGAATCAAAACCACTTCAGAGACCTTGAAAAGCATGAGAGTCTTGAAACTGCACTCATGGGAGTCCACTTTCTTGAAGAAGCTGCTTCAACTCAGAGAAAATGAGAGAGGTTGGCTTAAGAGATACCTTTATACATGTTCTGCTGTGGCTTTCCTCTTTTGGGCTTCACCAACACTAGTTTCAGTTGTGACCTTTGGTGTTTGTATCATTCTAAAAACACCATTAACATCAGGAGCAGTTCTCTCAGCGCTAGCAACTTTCAGGATCCTACAAGAACCAATTTACAACTTGCCCGAGCTCATTTCCATGGTTGCTCAGACAAAGGTTTCAGTTGATAGGATTCAAGACTTTATGAGAGAGGAGGATCAAAAGAAGTTAACAAGCTATcatactcctaatacttctcaAGTGGCGATCGAACTTGAACCAGGAGAGTACGCTTGGGGCACAAATGAGTCCAAGAAATCAACAATTAAGATAACTGAGAAAATCAGGATTATGAATGGATGGAAAGTAGCAATCTGTGGTTCAGTGGGATCGGGAAAGTCAAGTTTACTCTGTAGTATTATGGGAGAGATTCCTAGGATTTCTGGATCTAGCATTCAGATTAATGGTTCGAAGGCAATTGTACCACAAAGTGCTTGGATCCAGACGGGCACTGTTAGGGACAATGTTTTGTTTGGCAAGGAAATGAATAAGGCTCgttatgatgatattgttgaaCGATGTGCTTTGAAACGTGACATTGAAATGTGGTCTGATGGAGATCTGAATTCGGTAGGAGAAAGAGGAATGAACCTAAGTGGTGGACAAAAGCAAAGAATTCAGCTGGCAAGAGCTATTTATAGTGATTCAGACATCTATCTACTGGATGACCCTTTCAGCGCCGTTGATGCACAAACTGGAGCTCATATGTTCAAG AAATGCCTACTCCAACTCCTACATAGTAAAACAGTTGTTTATGCCACTCACCAgttggaattcttagatacttCTGACCTCATCCTG GTAATGAAAGACGGAAGAATTGTTCAATCAGGAAAGTATAACGAGTTGATTGCAGACCCTGATGGTGAGCTCCTAAGGCATATGGAGGCTCACGGTAAGTCGTTACATCAGGTGAACCCTTCTCAAAAATGCAGCTGCTTAACCAAGGGTAAGCACCAGAATAACCAAAGTGAAGTCGAAGAGTGTTTTGAAGATCTTACCTGTGACAACAGAATCTTAGGAAGAACTCAGCAGGAAGACGCAGTCTCAGGTCGAGTTAAATGGAAAGTTTACTCGACCTTTGTCACCTCAGCGTATAAAGGGGCCCTTGTACTTCCAGTCCTTCTATGTCAAGTTCTCTTCCAGGGACTGCAGATAGCAAGCAACTACTGGATTGCATGGGGAACAGAAGAAGAAGGCAGGGTTACAAGTGAGAGATTAATTGGAATATTCGTGCTGATGTCAGGAGGAAGCTCTTTTTTCATCTTAGGAAGAGCAGTTATGCTTTCAACTATTGCAATTGAGACTGCTCAGAAGCTCTACATTGGAATGATTACATCACTCTTCCGAGCGCCCTTGTCATTCTTCGACTCCACCCCTTCCAGCCGAATTCTCAATAGG TCTTCTACGGACCAAAGCATTGTGGACACAGATATTCCATATAGATTGGCTGGACTAGCATTTGCACTTATTCAATTATTGAGCATTGTTGTCCTTATGTCCCATGTTGCCTGGCAGatcttttttctcttccttctaaTACTTGCCATCTCCATGTGGTATCAG GCATATTACATTACCACTGCTAGAGAACTGGCAAGGATGATCGGCATTCAGAAAGCTCCAATCCTGCATCATTTCTCTGAATCTCTCACCGGTGTAGCAACAATTCGTTGTTTTAATCAGGAAGACCGATTCTTGAATAAGAATTTAAATCTCATCGATAACTATTCTCGTGTTGCCTTTCACAACTCTGCTACAATGGAATGGCTCTGCGTTCGAATTAACTTTCTCTTCAATCtcatattcttctttcttctcgtCATCCTGGCACACCTTCCACGGGAGGCTATCGACCCCA GTTTAGCAGGACTAGCAGCTACCTATGGCTTAAATCTTAATGTTCTTCAAGCTTGGGTTATATGGAACCTTTGCAATGTTGAGAACAAAATGATCTCAGTTGAGAGGATACTTCAGTTTAGCGATGTTCCTAGCGAAGCTCCACTGATAATTGAAAAGTCCAGCCCGAAACCCGATTGGCCTCTAAAAGGAAGAATTGAGATTAAAGATCTTCATGTGCAATACAGCCCTGATCTCCCAAGAGTTCTAAAAGGTATAACCTGCACCTTTCCTGAGGGAAAGAAAATTGGGGTAGTTGGAAGAACAGGTAGTGGGAAGTCTACTTTGATCCAAGCTCTCTTCAGGGTTGTGGAGCCATCCGAGGGATGCATTCTTATCGATGGAATAGACATTTCAAAGATCGGTTTGCAGGACCTCAGGTCTAGGTTGAGTATAATACCACAAGATCCAACTTTGTTCCAAGGAACGATTAGGACTAATCTTGATCCATTACAGAAACATTCGGATCATGATATCTGGGAG GTCTTGAACAAATGTCATTTAGCTAATATAGTAAAGCAGGATCCAAGGCTTCTGGATGCACCAG TTGCAGAAGACGGAGAAAACTTGAGTGTGGGTCAAAGGCAGATTGTGTGCTTAGCTAGGGTGTTGCTACAGAAAAGAAGAATATTGGTACTTGATGAAGCTACTGCTTCCGTGGATACAGAAACAGACAATGTCATTCAGAAAACCATAAGAGAAGAAACAGATGGATGTACAGTTATAACGGTAGCACATCGGATACCCACAGTCATCGATAATGATCTGGTTCTAGTTCTTGGTGAAG GAAAAATTCTTGAGTTTGATACACCAAACCAGTTATTGAGGAACAGCTCTTCTGCATTTTCAAATTTGGTGGCAGAATTCTTGCGGCGATCATCCAAGGGATAG